ATGATACCGTGCTTCCTGTTCTGGAAAGGAAAGGAATCTATGCCTATAATTTTATAAACCCTGCGTTTATAGATAACCATGAACTGATGTTCCGGTGCAAGGCCAGTTTGATCATTGATACTCTTGAAAAAAGAAGAACAATAGATCCTGAAGTGTATCAGTTGTTAGCACTTGAAAATCAGACAAAAGAAGCTTTAAAACAGCAGGTTTTACATATTAATTACCAAAAAAAAGATATTCTGGACACACTCGCCGGAAAATTGGAGATCAGTTGGGAAGATTATTTAAAGGAATACAAACCTTATCTGACTACAGACCAGTTAAAAATACTGGCTAAAAAAGGATTTGGAATTTCCTCTCACAGCTGGGATCATCCCAAATACGGAGAATTATCATTGGTAGAGCAGATGAAAAGTACAGCCAGAACCTTTAATTATTTGAAAGAAAATGGATTTCTGTATGAAAGTTTTGCTTTTCCATTTACAGACTTTGGAGTGAAAAAAGAATTCTTTGATGAGCTGTTTAAAAATGAAGAGATATTCTGCTCTTTTGGAAGTGCAGGAACTAAATTAGACAGTATAGAAAGGCATTTTCACAGAGTTCCGATGGAAATGGGTGAAAGTGCGGAAAGAATACTGAAAAAAGAAGCTGCTTATTTCAGGCTGAAAAAAATGATCAACAAAAATAAAATTGTGAGAAGATGACAGAGCTGAAGACATTTAACAGAAAAGAACTTGACGATTTTATTTCATCCGGAGATTTCCGCAGTTTTGATTTTCTTCCCATTTCAGAACACCGTGCAAAATCCCACATCAGAAACCTGAAAGCTTTAGATGACCAGACACTTTTGGTTTTGGCTTTTTATGATGGAAAACTCGCCGGATATGTAGGTTGTTTTCCTGATAGTTATAATATTAATGGAGAAATTTTCCATTATGCGTGGCTTAGCACATTGTATGTAAGTGAAGAATTCCGTGGAAAAAGGATTGCAAAAGCGCTCCTGAACAAAATGTTTGAAGAATACAATGGTAATATCATTGCGACGGAATTTACCAAAGAAGCAGAAGCCCTTTACAATATGTTGGGTGTCTTCGAGTATGTTTTCCCAAAAGCGGGTAAACGTTACTATTTCCGGACGGATGCTGCTAAAATGATTCCAGAGAAAAAGCCTGGAATAAAGGTTTTGACGCCTCTTTTTCAAATAACAGATATAGCAGCTAATTCTTTAATTGCTTTAAAAAACAGCCCATTAAAGAAGCCTAAGTTTAAATTTGAAATCCTGAATCATATTGACACTGAGAGTTCAGTGTTTATGTCAACGTTTGAAAGCAGACGGAATGCTGATGAAATCAATGTGTTCATTAAAAATCCCTGGGTTTTGGAAGGAAAAAAAAAGATGAGAAATACCTCTTTTCAAGTTATGCAGATACTTTTAAATATTTCTGGGTAAAAGTTTATGATAATCACAATGTTTTGATAACCTGCTCGCTGCTGCAGCTTCGGGATGGGTATCTTAAAATTCCTTATCTTTTTTCAGCATCAGATTTTGACCGTTTTATTCAGGTTCTGAGTTATTTTATTGTCAAAAATAAAGTAAAAGCCTTAACTAGCTACCAAAAAGAATTGAATGAAGAGATTGACAATTCAAAGATATTTCCAAAGATCTATGAGCGTGATTTCGAAAGGAAATATTTATTCCACAAACTTTTGATAGAGCATCTTCCGGAAGGATTTGATCCAGCCTATCAGGATGGAGACGGGGATTGTATGATGACGTAAATTGTAATGGAGATTTTTAAATACAGATATAGGTTTTCTCTTGAATGATTATAAGAATCCTATATCAAGATACATGAAAAAATTCGAGAACAAGTCCTCGAATTTTTTTATGATCAACTGTAAGATTAATGTCCGAAGATCTCTTCCAGCTTAAGTTCTTTAAAGGATCCCATCTGGTTCACCGCATCCATATTCAGGTTTTCTTTTTTACCGATAATGGCTGTATTAAAATGGATCGGTTTGATTTCTGTCTGATAGAACTGCTTCAGATCTTCAAAATTCAGCTGTTCAATCTGCTCATAAATATCTTTTCTGAAATCATGATAGATTCCGATTTTTTTCAGCCTTAACGTATTGAAAAATATATTGTTTCGGGTTATTCTTGTAGAAGCAATCTGTTTCAGGGCAGCGTTTTTGGCATTTTCAAACTGGATTGGTACTTCAGGAAGCTCGTTCATAAGCTCATCCATCGTATCTACAGCGATCTGAAGCTTATCAGGCTGTGTCCCAATGTATGTTGTAATATAGTCAGGATGCCCCAGTTCAGAATTCGCAGCATAAGAAACATAGGCAGAATATGCTAAGCTTTTACTTTCACGGATCTCCTGGAAAACGATAGATGAAAGCCCTCTCCCAAAGTATTCATTAAATACATTTACCTTTCCGTATATCGAGGTATCGGCAAGATGTCCTCTTCCCACTTTGCTCATTTCCATCTGTACCATATCATAATTTGTGAAATAAACATTTCCGCTCGTTTCCGGTTCAGGATATTGCTTAGGCTCAGGAATCTGATAGCTTACATTTTCTACGTAATTGCCAATATATTGTTTGAACTTTTCAAGATCTTTTCCATAGAAAAACAGCTGATAAGGAAATTTAAAAAGCTTTTTCATACGGTCAGCAAATACCTCCGCGCTGCTGCTTTCAAGTTCTTCTTTAGAAATAATATCCGTGTAACGGGAGAAGCTGCCCAGCTTTGTATAATTGGTCAGAGCCGTCATGATGCGGTTTTTATCTTTTTTCGTGGCCTGGCGGTTTTCCAGAACGGTTTCTACAAACTGTCTGTAGATTTCCTGATCCGGTTTCACGCCATACATCCAGTGCTGGAGGAGCGCAATCCCTTTTTCTATATTTTCTTCCAGTCCGCTCAGTGAGATCAGAAGCTGGTCGTTTGTTGTTTTAAAATCATTGCTGATTCCTATTTTAAAGAACTCTTTCTTCAGATCTTCAGGCGAAAGATCTTCGGTTCCAAGATATTGCAGCAGCTGAGTAGAAATTCCAAGATCCCTGTCGTGATCACTCCCGAAAGGAAAAATAAAATGTGCCTGCGCAATATCATTGTATTTATTACGGACGAAGCTCAGTTTTTTATCTTTAACCGTGTCTGTAAGGATTTCCTTTTCATAATCAATGAATTCCGGCTGTATATCTTCCGTTTTTTCTGCAATAATTTCCTTTAAAAAATCAGACTGTGCATCCCGGTTTATTTTAATCGGGGTAATTCCGGGGTTTTCAACTCTTACCAATTGATCATTAATGCCTTTTTCCTTGTACACAATAACATAATTGTCCTTAAAAAAAGTATTGGCGAAATCTATAACATCTTCCTTGGTGAAGGTTTCATACTCATCCATTTCATTCAGTTCCTGCTCCCAGGTTCTGCCTTTGATATAGGTGTCATAAAGATTGGTAGCCAGTCCATCTGCCGTTTCAAGGCCTTTCATCCTTTGAATTTTGAAATCATTAATGATCGCAGGAAGAATCCAGTCCGGAAAATCTCCTTTTTTAATAAGCTCTATCTGCTCCAGAACCATATCTTTCGCTTCATCCAGAGTCTGTGTTTCCTTCGGAACGGCTACGATGGAAAAATATCCATACTGCTTCAGACCTACAGAAAAGGCCTGAGCCCAAAGCATTCTTTGCGTCTGGTTAATATTAAGGTCAAGCAATCCCGCTTCACCTCTGTTGCTGAGAATATTAGCTGTAATATCTGCCAGCATGGCTTCTCTGGTTCCGTAGCTGTCTGTTCTCCACGCCAGCTGCACCCTTGGTGTCGTTGGACTTTTTACCGTTCTCTTTACAATTTCCGTTAATGGCTGTTCAATGACAGGCGTCTTTTTTGGCAGCTCTCTGTAAGGAATCGTTCCAAAATACTGATCAACAAGCTGAATCGTTTGCTCAAAATCCAGATCGCCAACCAAAACCATTGCGTAATTATTCGGAACGTAATACTCATCAAAATACTTATGAATAGCCTTCATAGAAGGGTTCTTCAGGTGTTCGGGCTTTCCAAGTGTCGTTTGCTGTCCGTTTGGATGGGTCGGAAAAAGAGCGGACATAAGTTCATAATTCACAAGTCTGGAATCGTTATCCTGAGCCCTGTTGAATTCCTCATATACCGATTCCAGCTCTGTATGGAAAAGACGGAGAACAATTTCTGAAAATCTTTCCTTTTCTATTTTAAGCCATTTTTCAAGTTCATTATTCGGAACATTATTTTTATATACTGTCTCATCAAACCATGTATGGGCATTCGTTCCGCTGGCTCCAAGGGAAGAAATCACTTTATCATACTCATTGGCGATCGCGTATTGGCTGGCTTCCTGGGATACTTCGTCAATTTTTTTATAGATTTCCTTCTTCTTTTCAGAATCCTGTTCCGCTTTATGTTCCTCATATAATGCGGAGATCTGGTCAAGAAGTTCCTTTTCCTTTTTCCAGTTCTGTGTCCCAATTTTTGACGTACCTTTAAACATCATGTGTTCCAGATAATGCGCCAAACCGGTATTATCAGCCGGATCATTATTACTTCCTGTTCTCACAGGAATATACGTCTGAATTCTTGGAGCATCAAAATTTTGGGCCAGAAAAACTTTTAAGCCGTTTTTTAACGTGTAAATTCTTACCTTATTTTCATCATTGGGAATCGTGATATATTCGTAGTTGTTTTTATCTTTATGAACCGTTTCTTTGTATCTTCTATCAATCATAAGCTAACTCATTTCATTCCTAAAAATCAGAATGCATTACAAATGTAAGGAATCGGGAAGGAACAAATCAGAATTTCCTTATTATTGCATCTATACTTTTAATTTATACAGAACAAACCAAGATTGCAATGAATATTCATTACCGCAAGCTTTTACCCGGAGAAAGCAAAATCTATAGATCAATCAGACTGGAAAGCCTGAAAAAATTCCCTGAATCTTTCGGAGCCGATTATAATGAAGCATTAAAAACTGAAAAGTTCAGAATAGAATATGATATTGAGAATGAGTTGGCAGAAAGGTTTGTCGTGGGAGCTTTTAATGATGGCCAGTTAATTGGGATCTGCACTTTTGTTAAAGATGAATATGGCAGAGGAAATATTTACCAGATGTACGTTAAAGAAGAATATCAGGGTAACAATATAGGTTTAAATCTGATTCAGAAGGTTATAAAAGAAGCGTATAACCAGTTTAAGAACATTGAAATCTACCTTGAAGTTAAAAATGATAATTTTAAAGCATTTAAACTTTATGAAAAGGCAGGTTTTGTAGAAGTTGATAAGTCTGAACAGGACGAAATGGATTCAAATATAATGATGAAATATTCTCATTCATAACAATACCCGGGAAAGTACCCTAATCAGTCTTCTTTACTTTCTATGCGTCTTTCCAAAATAAATTCAATAAGTTTGCAGTAGTTTTCCAAAAAACCACACCATGCACGGAAACATTCTGATCATCGATGACGAGATCAAGCTCCTGAAATTATTAGGAATGATTCTTTCCCAAGAAGATTTTAACGTAAAAGAAGCCTCAACAGCACGTTCCGCAATGACAATGCTTGAGCAGCATGAATTCGATGTCGTTTTATGTGATGTCCGCCTTCCCGATGCTTTTGGGGTAGAGCTGGTAAGATCCATCAAAACCAAATATCCTCACCTTGAAATCATTCTGATGACTGCTTTCGGAAATATTACCGATGCTGTTCAGGCTATGAAAAATGGGGCGTATGATTATTTGGTAAAAGGAGACGATAACGAGAAAATCATTCCGCTGGTGTATAAAGCCCTGGAAAAAGTAAAAGACAATCGTTCCAAAATTGGTCAGAAAACCATCGTGTCAAAAGGATTCGGACAGATTATCGGAACTTCTCCTTTAATCCTTCAGTCTAAAAAGCTGGCTGAGAAAGTAGCTTTAACGGATGCTGCTGTTCTTCTTACCGGAGAAACAGGAACTGGAAAAGAAGTTTTCGCCAATGCCATTCACGAAGGAAGTGACAGAAAGAAAAACAATTTTGTAGCCATCAACTGTTCAGCATTCAGCAAAGAAATACTGGAGAGTGAGCTTTTCGGACACAAGCAGGGAGCATTTACAGGTGCTGTAAAAGATAAAAAAGGTCTGATAGAAGAAGCGAACGGAGGAACTTTATTTTTGGACGAAATAGGAGAGATGCCTATAGAACTTCAAGCCAAACTACTGCGTGTTCTCGAAACCGGAGAATTCATCAAAATGGGTGAGACCAAATTATCCAGGTCCGATTTCAGACTGATTGCCGCCACCAACAGAAACCTGGAAGACGAAATTAAGCAGGGCCAGTTCCGGGAAGATCTCTATTTCCGACTGAATGTTTTCGAAATCCATCTTCCGCCATTGCGTGAAAGAAAAGAAGATCTGAAAATGCTGGCCAAAAACTTCATCGATATGTTCTCCCGCAAACTTCACCTTTCAAATCTTCAGGTGAACCCTGATTACTATAAAACCCTTGAAAAAAA
The Chryseobacterium sp. W4I1 DNA segment above includes these coding regions:
- a CDS encoding polysaccharide deacetylase family protein; translation: MKDKIINILAAFEKENLGNSFPLDYCLAVYHCVSDENLPHVKHIIQYKNTKQFEEDLDCLLKHFQFVNWSEFKDFVKGHFKPGKKIALLTFDDGFREFYDTVLPVLERKGIYAYNFINPAFIDNHELMFRCKASLIIDTLEKRRTIDPEVYQLLALENQTKEALKQQVLHINYQKKDILDTLAGKLEISWEDYLKEYKPYLTTDQLKILAKKGFGISSHSWDHPKYGELSLVEQMKSTARTFNYLKENGFLYESFAFPFTDFGVKKEFFDELFKNEEIFCSFGSAGTKLDSIERHFHRVPMEMGESAERILKKEAAYFRLKKMINKNKIVRR
- a CDS encoding GNAT family N-acetyltransferase; this translates as MTELKTFNRKELDDFISSGDFRSFDFLPISEHRAKSHIRNLKALDDQTLLVLAFYDGKLAGYVGCFPDSYNINGEIFHYAWLSTLYVSEEFRGKRIAKALLNKMFEEYNGNIIATEFTKEAEALYNMLGVFEYVFPKAGKRYYFRTDAAKMIPEKKPGIKVLTPLFQITDIAANSLIALKNSPLKKPKFKFEILNHIDTESSVFMSTFESRRNADEINVFIKNPWVLEGKKKMRNTSFQVMQILLNISG
- a CDS encoding pitrilysin family protein; its protein translation is MIDRRYKETVHKDKNNYEYITIPNDENKVRIYTLKNGLKVFLAQNFDAPRIQTYIPVRTGSNNDPADNTGLAHYLEHMMFKGTSKIGTQNWKKEKELLDQISALYEEHKAEQDSEKKKEIYKKIDEVSQEASQYAIANEYDKVISSLGASGTNAHTWFDETVYKNNVPNNELEKWLKIEKERFSEIVLRLFHTELESVYEEFNRAQDNDSRLVNYELMSALFPTHPNGQQTTLGKPEHLKNPSMKAIHKYFDEYYVPNNYAMVLVGDLDFEQTIQLVDQYFGTIPYRELPKKTPVIEQPLTEIVKRTVKSPTTPRVQLAWRTDSYGTREAMLADITANILSNRGEAGLLDLNINQTQRMLWAQAFSVGLKQYGYFSIVAVPKETQTLDEAKDMVLEQIELIKKGDFPDWILPAIINDFKIQRMKGLETADGLATNLYDTYIKGRTWEQELNEMDEYETFTKEDVIDFANTFFKDNYVIVYKEKGINDQLVRVENPGITPIKINRDAQSDFLKEIIAEKTEDIQPEFIDYEKEILTDTVKDKKLSFVRNKYNDIAQAHFIFPFGSDHDRDLGISTQLLQYLGTEDLSPEDLKKEFFKIGISNDFKTTNDQLLISLSGLEENIEKGIALLQHWMYGVKPDQEIYRQFVETVLENRQATKKDKNRIMTALTNYTKLGSFSRYTDIISKEELESSSAEVFADRMKKLFKFPYQLFFYGKDLEKFKQYIGNYVENVSYQIPEPKQYPEPETSGNVYFTNYDMVQMEMSKVGRGHLADTSIYGKVNVFNEYFGRGLSSIVFQEIRESKSLAYSAYVSYAANSELGHPDYITTYIGTQPDKLQIAVDTMDELMNELPEVPIQFENAKNAALKQIASTRITRNNIFFNTLRLKKIGIYHDFRKDIYEQIEQLNFEDLKQFYQTEIKPIHFNTAIIGKKENLNMDAVNQMGSFKELKLEEIFGH
- a CDS encoding GNAT family N-acetyltransferase, with amino-acid sequence MNIHYRKLLPGESKIYRSIRLESLKKFPESFGADYNEALKTEKFRIEYDIENELAERFVVGAFNDGQLIGICTFVKDEYGRGNIYQMYVKEEYQGNNIGLNLIQKVIKEAYNQFKNIEIYLEVKNDNFKAFKLYEKAGFVEVDKSEQDEMDSNIMMKYSHS
- a CDS encoding sigma-54 dependent transcriptional regulator, with translation MHGNILIIDDEIKLLKLLGMILSQEDFNVKEASTARSAMTMLEQHEFDVVLCDVRLPDAFGVELVRSIKTKYPHLEIILMTAFGNITDAVQAMKNGAYDYLVKGDDNEKIIPLVYKALEKVKDNRSKIGQKTIVSKGFGQIIGTSPLILQSKKLAEKVALTDAAVLLTGETGTGKEVFANAIHEGSDRKKNNFVAINCSAFSKEILESELFGHKQGAFTGAVKDKKGLIEEANGGTLFLDEIGEMPIELQAKLLRVLETGEFIKMGETKLSRSDFRLIAATNRNLEDEIKQGQFREDLYFRLNVFEIHLPPLRERKEDLKMLAKNFIDMFSRKLHLSNLQVNPDYYKTLEKNDWKGNIRELRNAVERSLILMENNILDAESLPHYSDKIIPESDSLSMRSLEKIHIQKVLQYTKGNKAEAARLLEIGIATLYRKLEEYGWR